Proteins found in one Muntiacus reevesi chromosome 2, mMunRee1.1, whole genome shotgun sequence genomic segment:
- the LOC136161776 gene encoding leukocyte immunoglobulin-like receptor subfamily A member 6 isoform X1, giving the protein MRGSAMTLTFIALLCLGLCWGPGNQGQPEVLPKPSIWADPGILVAQGSPVTIWCQGSLLVDVYRLYKESGSGSWQAQAPQGSRNKAGFHFGSLSSSDAGQYQCAYRSRNRWSGWSDPLPLVVTGVYRAPSLSAQPSPVVAAGGSVSLTCSSQYAAGTLHLLKEGGADLPRYQTSRNYGNQGREEAVFPVGPVTSSHGGTYRCYDAPSALPYLWSRPSDPLHLQVTGLSRAPSLSAQPGSLVLPGDNLTLRCGSEAGFGSFALTKDEWLSPPRRLEGQQSPDFPLGRVSRAHGGRYRCYSGHNVSHAWSAPSAPLDILIAGMHRKPSLSARPGASVPQGENVTLQCRSEVHSDTFHLSKEGSLAPPQHLRLQDTAPPVRANFTLRAVTSAHGGTYRCYSSQSTAPHLLSLPSDPLELLVSGGSGNQLLPALESGPGLAWYLSVLIGVSVTFVLLLLVLLFLRHRGQDRHRKSAAAASVLEDRGRQKSSSPAADAPEESLYCAITEDAWPEHGRARASQVRPPPPHSRTEGREQTPRPGGPFCEHLLPGLPRPTPSSSDQHAIERSGWAGRAEQSVPPKGGYM; this is encoded by the exons ATGAGAGGCAGCGCCATGACCCTGACCTTCATCGCCCTTCTCTGCCTCG GGCTGTGCTGGGGCCCGGGGAACCAGGGACAGCCAG AGGTTCTCCCCAAACCCTCCATCTGGGCTGACCCAGGCATCTTGGTCGCCCAGGGGAGCCCGGTGACCATCTGGTGTCAGGGGTCTCTGCTGGTAGATGTCTACCGTCTGTATAAAGAGAGCGGCTCTGGATCCTGGCAGGCTCAGGCCCCTCAGGGCTCCAGGAACAAGGCCGGGTTCCACTTCGGATCCTTGAGCTCAAGTGACGCCGGGCAGTATCAGTGTGCGTATCGTAGCAGGAACCGCTGGTCAGGCTGGAGTGACCCCCTGCCCCTGGTGGTGACAG GAGTGTACAGGGCGCCCTCCCTGtccgcccagcccagccccgtGGTGGCCGCAGGAGGCAGCGTGTCCCTCACGTGCAGTTCACAGTATGCAGCGGGCACGCTGCACCTGCTGAAGGAGGGAGGCGCTGACCTGCCCCGATACCAGACGTCGAGGAACTACGGGAACCAAGGGCGGGAAGAGGCTGTGTTCCCTGTGGGCCCCGTGACCAGCTCCCACGGGGGGACCTATAGGTGCTATGATGCTCCCAGCGCCCTGCCCTATCTGTGGTCACGACCCAGTGACCCTCTGCATCTCCAGGTCACAG GCCTGTCCAGGGCGCCCTCCCTCTCCGCCCAGCCCGGCTCGCTCGTGCTCCCCGGAGACAACCTGACCCTCCGGTGTGGTTCAGAGGCCGGCTTTGGCAGCTTCGCTCTAACCAAGGATGAGTGGCTCAGCCCGCCCCGCCGCCTAGAAGGGCAGCAGAGCCCCGACTTCCCCCTGGGCCGCGTGAGCCGCGCCCACGGGGGCCGGTACAGATGCTACAGCGGGCACAACGTCTCCCATGCGTGGTCGGCCCCCAGCGCCCCCCTGGACATCCTGATCGCGG GAATGCACAGGAAACCCTCCCTCTCCGCCCGCCCGGGGGCCTCAGTGCCCCAGGGAGAGAACGTGACCCTGCAGTGTCGCTCTGAGGTCCACTCAGACACCTTCCATCTGTCCAAGGAGGGCTCGCTCGCTCCTCCCCAGCACCTGCGTCTGCAGGACACGGCTCCGCCCGTCCGGGCCAACTTCACCCTGAGAGCTGTGACCTCGGCCCACGGGGGGACCTACAGGTGCTACAGCTCACAGAGCACCGCCCCCCACCTGCTGTCGCTCCCCAGCGACCCCCTGGAGCTCCTGGTCTCAG gaggctccgggaatCAGCTCCTCCCTGCCTTGGAATCAGGCCCGG GCCTCGCCTGGTACCTGAGTGTCCTCATCGGGGTCTCGGTGACCTTCGTCCTGCTGCTCCTCGTCCTCCTCTTCCTCCGACACCGGGGTCAGGACAGACACAGGAAGTCAG CAGCCGCAGCATCAGTGCTTGAGGACAGAGGCCGGCAGAAGAG CTCCAGCCCGGCTGCTGACGCCCCAGAGGAGAGCTTGTACT GTGCCATCACGGAAGACGCATGGCCAGAGCACGGCAGAGCGAGGGCCAGCCAGGTGAGACCCCCGCCTCCTCACTCACGCACGGAGGGCAGAGAACAGACCCCGAGGCCAGGTGGCCCCTTCTGCGAGCACCTGCTCCCTGGGCTGCCGCGCCCCACACCCAGCTCCTCGGACCAGCACGCTATTGAACGCTCAGGTTGGGCTGGCAGGGCTGAACAGTCTGTGCCCCCGAAAGGGGGCTACATGTAA
- the LOC136161776 gene encoding leukocyte immunoglobulin-like receptor subfamily A member 6 isoform X2 — MRGSAMTLTFIALLCLGLCWGPGNQGQPEVLPKPSIWADPGILVAQGSPVTIWCQGSLLVDVYRLYKESGSGSWQAQAPQGSRNKAGFHFGSLSSSDAGQYQCAYRSRNRWSGWSDPLPLVVTGVYRAPSLSAQPSPVVAAGGSVSLTCSSQYAAGTLHLLKEGGADLPRYQTSRNYGNQGREEAVFPVGPVTSSHGGTYRCYDAPSALPYLWSRPSDPLHLQVTGLSRAPSLSAQPGSLVLPGDNLTLRCGSEAGFGSFALTKDEWLSPPRRLEGQQSPDFPLGRVSRAHGGRYRCYSGHNVSHAWSAPSAPLDILIAGMHRKPSLSARPGASVPQGENVTLQCRSEVHSDTFHLSKEGSLAPPQHLRLQDTAPPVRANFTLRAVTSAHGGTYRCYSSQSTAPHLLSLPSDPLELLVSGGSGNQLLPALESGPGLAWYLSVLIGVSVTFVLLLLVLLFLRHRGQDRHRKSAAASVLEDRGRQKSSSPAADAPEESLYCAITEDAWPEHGRARASQVRPPPPHSRTEGREQTPRPGGPFCEHLLPGLPRPTPSSSDQHAIERSGWAGRAEQSVPPKGGYM, encoded by the exons ATGAGAGGCAGCGCCATGACCCTGACCTTCATCGCCCTTCTCTGCCTCG GGCTGTGCTGGGGCCCGGGGAACCAGGGACAGCCAG AGGTTCTCCCCAAACCCTCCATCTGGGCTGACCCAGGCATCTTGGTCGCCCAGGGGAGCCCGGTGACCATCTGGTGTCAGGGGTCTCTGCTGGTAGATGTCTACCGTCTGTATAAAGAGAGCGGCTCTGGATCCTGGCAGGCTCAGGCCCCTCAGGGCTCCAGGAACAAGGCCGGGTTCCACTTCGGATCCTTGAGCTCAAGTGACGCCGGGCAGTATCAGTGTGCGTATCGTAGCAGGAACCGCTGGTCAGGCTGGAGTGACCCCCTGCCCCTGGTGGTGACAG GAGTGTACAGGGCGCCCTCCCTGtccgcccagcccagccccgtGGTGGCCGCAGGAGGCAGCGTGTCCCTCACGTGCAGTTCACAGTATGCAGCGGGCACGCTGCACCTGCTGAAGGAGGGAGGCGCTGACCTGCCCCGATACCAGACGTCGAGGAACTACGGGAACCAAGGGCGGGAAGAGGCTGTGTTCCCTGTGGGCCCCGTGACCAGCTCCCACGGGGGGACCTATAGGTGCTATGATGCTCCCAGCGCCCTGCCCTATCTGTGGTCACGACCCAGTGACCCTCTGCATCTCCAGGTCACAG GCCTGTCCAGGGCGCCCTCCCTCTCCGCCCAGCCCGGCTCGCTCGTGCTCCCCGGAGACAACCTGACCCTCCGGTGTGGTTCAGAGGCCGGCTTTGGCAGCTTCGCTCTAACCAAGGATGAGTGGCTCAGCCCGCCCCGCCGCCTAGAAGGGCAGCAGAGCCCCGACTTCCCCCTGGGCCGCGTGAGCCGCGCCCACGGGGGCCGGTACAGATGCTACAGCGGGCACAACGTCTCCCATGCGTGGTCGGCCCCCAGCGCCCCCCTGGACATCCTGATCGCGG GAATGCACAGGAAACCCTCCCTCTCCGCCCGCCCGGGGGCCTCAGTGCCCCAGGGAGAGAACGTGACCCTGCAGTGTCGCTCTGAGGTCCACTCAGACACCTTCCATCTGTCCAAGGAGGGCTCGCTCGCTCCTCCCCAGCACCTGCGTCTGCAGGACACGGCTCCGCCCGTCCGGGCCAACTTCACCCTGAGAGCTGTGACCTCGGCCCACGGGGGGACCTACAGGTGCTACAGCTCACAGAGCACCGCCCCCCACCTGCTGTCGCTCCCCAGCGACCCCCTGGAGCTCCTGGTCTCAG gaggctccgggaatCAGCTCCTCCCTGCCTTGGAATCAGGCCCGG GCCTCGCCTGGTACCTGAGTGTCCTCATCGGGGTCTCGGTGACCTTCGTCCTGCTGCTCCTCGTCCTCCTCTTCCTCCGACACCGGGGTCAGGACAGACACAGGAAGTCAG CCGCAGCATCAGTGCTTGAGGACAGAGGCCGGCAGAAGAG CTCCAGCCCGGCTGCTGACGCCCCAGAGGAGAGCTTGTACT GTGCCATCACGGAAGACGCATGGCCAGAGCACGGCAGAGCGAGGGCCAGCCAGGTGAGACCCCCGCCTCCTCACTCACGCACGGAGGGCAGAGAACAGACCCCGAGGCCAGGTGGCCCCTTCTGCGAGCACCTGCTCCCTGGGCTGCCGCGCCCCACACCCAGCTCCTCGGACCAGCACGCTATTGAACGCTCAGGTTGGGCTGGCAGGGCTGAACAGTCTGTGCCCCCGAAAGGGGGCTACATGTAA
- the LOC136161776 gene encoding leukocyte immunoglobulin-like receptor subfamily A member 6 isoform X3 yields MRGSAMTLTFIALLCLEVLPKPSIWADPGILVAQGSPVTIWCQGSLLVDVYRLYKESGSGSWQAQAPQGSRNKAGFHFGSLSSSDAGQYQCAYRSRNRWSGWSDPLPLVVTGVYRAPSLSAQPSPVVAAGGSVSLTCSSQYAAGTLHLLKEGGADLPRYQTSRNYGNQGREEAVFPVGPVTSSHGGTYRCYDAPSALPYLWSRPSDPLHLQVTGLSRAPSLSAQPGSLVLPGDNLTLRCGSEAGFGSFALTKDEWLSPPRRLEGQQSPDFPLGRVSRAHGGRYRCYSGHNVSHAWSAPSAPLDILIAGMHRKPSLSARPGASVPQGENVTLQCRSEVHSDTFHLSKEGSLAPPQHLRLQDTAPPVRANFTLRAVTSAHGGTYRCYSSQSTAPHLLSLPSDPLELLVSGGSGNQLLPALESGPGLAWYLSVLIGVSVTFVLLLLVLLFLRHRGQDRHRKSAAAASVLEDRGRQKSSSPAADAPEESLYCAITEDAWPEHGRARASQVRPPPPHSRTEGREQTPRPGGPFCEHLLPGLPRPTPSSSDQHAIERSGWAGRAEQSVPPKGGYM; encoded by the exons ATGAGAGGCAGCGCCATGACCCTGACCTTCATCGCCCTTCTCTGCCTCG AGGTTCTCCCCAAACCCTCCATCTGGGCTGACCCAGGCATCTTGGTCGCCCAGGGGAGCCCGGTGACCATCTGGTGTCAGGGGTCTCTGCTGGTAGATGTCTACCGTCTGTATAAAGAGAGCGGCTCTGGATCCTGGCAGGCTCAGGCCCCTCAGGGCTCCAGGAACAAGGCCGGGTTCCACTTCGGATCCTTGAGCTCAAGTGACGCCGGGCAGTATCAGTGTGCGTATCGTAGCAGGAACCGCTGGTCAGGCTGGAGTGACCCCCTGCCCCTGGTGGTGACAG GAGTGTACAGGGCGCCCTCCCTGtccgcccagcccagccccgtGGTGGCCGCAGGAGGCAGCGTGTCCCTCACGTGCAGTTCACAGTATGCAGCGGGCACGCTGCACCTGCTGAAGGAGGGAGGCGCTGACCTGCCCCGATACCAGACGTCGAGGAACTACGGGAACCAAGGGCGGGAAGAGGCTGTGTTCCCTGTGGGCCCCGTGACCAGCTCCCACGGGGGGACCTATAGGTGCTATGATGCTCCCAGCGCCCTGCCCTATCTGTGGTCACGACCCAGTGACCCTCTGCATCTCCAGGTCACAG GCCTGTCCAGGGCGCCCTCCCTCTCCGCCCAGCCCGGCTCGCTCGTGCTCCCCGGAGACAACCTGACCCTCCGGTGTGGTTCAGAGGCCGGCTTTGGCAGCTTCGCTCTAACCAAGGATGAGTGGCTCAGCCCGCCCCGCCGCCTAGAAGGGCAGCAGAGCCCCGACTTCCCCCTGGGCCGCGTGAGCCGCGCCCACGGGGGCCGGTACAGATGCTACAGCGGGCACAACGTCTCCCATGCGTGGTCGGCCCCCAGCGCCCCCCTGGACATCCTGATCGCGG GAATGCACAGGAAACCCTCCCTCTCCGCCCGCCCGGGGGCCTCAGTGCCCCAGGGAGAGAACGTGACCCTGCAGTGTCGCTCTGAGGTCCACTCAGACACCTTCCATCTGTCCAAGGAGGGCTCGCTCGCTCCTCCCCAGCACCTGCGTCTGCAGGACACGGCTCCGCCCGTCCGGGCCAACTTCACCCTGAGAGCTGTGACCTCGGCCCACGGGGGGACCTACAGGTGCTACAGCTCACAGAGCACCGCCCCCCACCTGCTGTCGCTCCCCAGCGACCCCCTGGAGCTCCTGGTCTCAG gaggctccgggaatCAGCTCCTCCCTGCCTTGGAATCAGGCCCGG GCCTCGCCTGGTACCTGAGTGTCCTCATCGGGGTCTCGGTGACCTTCGTCCTGCTGCTCCTCGTCCTCCTCTTCCTCCGACACCGGGGTCAGGACAGACACAGGAAGTCAG CAGCCGCAGCATCAGTGCTTGAGGACAGAGGCCGGCAGAAGAG CTCCAGCCCGGCTGCTGACGCCCCAGAGGAGAGCTTGTACT GTGCCATCACGGAAGACGCATGGCCAGAGCACGGCAGAGCGAGGGCCAGCCAGGTGAGACCCCCGCCTCCTCACTCACGCACGGAGGGCAGAGAACAGACCCCGAGGCCAGGTGGCCCCTTCTGCGAGCACCTGCTCCCTGGGCTGCCGCGCCCCACACCCAGCTCCTCGGACCAGCACGCTATTGAACGCTCAGGTTGGGCTGGCAGGGCTGAACAGTCTGTGCCCCCGAAAGGGGGCTACATGTAA
- the LOC136161776 gene encoding leukocyte immunoglobulin-like receptor subfamily B member 3 isoform X4, with product MRGSAMTLTFIALLCLGLCWGPGNQGQPEVLPKPSIWADPGILVAQGSPVTIWCQGSLLVDVYRLYKESGSGSWQAQAPQGSRNKAGFHFGSLSSSDAGQYQCAYRSRNRWSGWSDPLPLVVTGVYRAPSLSAQPSPVVAAGGSVSLTCSSQYAAGTLHLLKEGGADLPRYQTSRNYGNQGREEAVFPVGPVTSSHGGTYRCYDAPSALPYLWSRPSDPLHLQVTGLSRAPSLSAQPGSLVLPGDNLTLRCGSEAGFGSFALTKDEWLSPPRRLEGQQSPDFPLGRVSRAHGGRYRCYSGHNVSHAWSAPSAPLDILIAGMHRKPSLSARPGASVPQGENVTLQCRSEVHSDTFHLSKEGSLAPPQHLRLQDTAPPVRANFTLRAVTSAHGGTYRCYSSQSTAPHLLSLPSDPLELLVSGGSGNQLLPALESGPGLAWYLSVLIGVSVTFVLLLLVLLFLRHRGQDRHRKSAAAASVLEDRGRQKSSSPAADAPEESLYCAITEDAWPEHGRARASQAATPEAPQDVTYAQLDHSIKQGATAPSNQQPGERPAEPSVYATLALY from the exons ATGAGAGGCAGCGCCATGACCCTGACCTTCATCGCCCTTCTCTGCCTCG GGCTGTGCTGGGGCCCGGGGAACCAGGGACAGCCAG AGGTTCTCCCCAAACCCTCCATCTGGGCTGACCCAGGCATCTTGGTCGCCCAGGGGAGCCCGGTGACCATCTGGTGTCAGGGGTCTCTGCTGGTAGATGTCTACCGTCTGTATAAAGAGAGCGGCTCTGGATCCTGGCAGGCTCAGGCCCCTCAGGGCTCCAGGAACAAGGCCGGGTTCCACTTCGGATCCTTGAGCTCAAGTGACGCCGGGCAGTATCAGTGTGCGTATCGTAGCAGGAACCGCTGGTCAGGCTGGAGTGACCCCCTGCCCCTGGTGGTGACAG GAGTGTACAGGGCGCCCTCCCTGtccgcccagcccagccccgtGGTGGCCGCAGGAGGCAGCGTGTCCCTCACGTGCAGTTCACAGTATGCAGCGGGCACGCTGCACCTGCTGAAGGAGGGAGGCGCTGACCTGCCCCGATACCAGACGTCGAGGAACTACGGGAACCAAGGGCGGGAAGAGGCTGTGTTCCCTGTGGGCCCCGTGACCAGCTCCCACGGGGGGACCTATAGGTGCTATGATGCTCCCAGCGCCCTGCCCTATCTGTGGTCACGACCCAGTGACCCTCTGCATCTCCAGGTCACAG GCCTGTCCAGGGCGCCCTCCCTCTCCGCCCAGCCCGGCTCGCTCGTGCTCCCCGGAGACAACCTGACCCTCCGGTGTGGTTCAGAGGCCGGCTTTGGCAGCTTCGCTCTAACCAAGGATGAGTGGCTCAGCCCGCCCCGCCGCCTAGAAGGGCAGCAGAGCCCCGACTTCCCCCTGGGCCGCGTGAGCCGCGCCCACGGGGGCCGGTACAGATGCTACAGCGGGCACAACGTCTCCCATGCGTGGTCGGCCCCCAGCGCCCCCCTGGACATCCTGATCGCGG GAATGCACAGGAAACCCTCCCTCTCCGCCCGCCCGGGGGCCTCAGTGCCCCAGGGAGAGAACGTGACCCTGCAGTGTCGCTCTGAGGTCCACTCAGACACCTTCCATCTGTCCAAGGAGGGCTCGCTCGCTCCTCCCCAGCACCTGCGTCTGCAGGACACGGCTCCGCCCGTCCGGGCCAACTTCACCCTGAGAGCTGTGACCTCGGCCCACGGGGGGACCTACAGGTGCTACAGCTCACAGAGCACCGCCCCCCACCTGCTGTCGCTCCCCAGCGACCCCCTGGAGCTCCTGGTCTCAG gaggctccgggaatCAGCTCCTCCCTGCCTTGGAATCAGGCCCGG GCCTCGCCTGGTACCTGAGTGTCCTCATCGGGGTCTCGGTGACCTTCGTCCTGCTGCTCCTCGTCCTCCTCTTCCTCCGACACCGGGGTCAGGACAGACACAGGAAGTCAG CAGCCGCAGCATCAGTGCTTGAGGACAGAGGCCGGCAGAAGAG CTCCAGCCCGGCTGCTGACGCCCCAGAGGAGAGCTTGTACT GTGCCATCACGGAAGACGCATGGCCAGAGCACGGCAGAGCGAGGGCCAGCCAG GCTGCCACACCTGAAGCCCCCCAGGATGTGACCTATGCCCAACTGGACCACTCAATCAAACAGGGGGCAACCGCGCCCTCCAACCAGCAGCCAGGGGAGCGCCCAGCAGAGCCCAGCGTGTATGCCACTCTCGCCTTGTACTAG
- the RPS9 gene encoding small ribosomal subunit protein uS4, with translation MPVARSWVCRKTYVTPRRPFEKSRLDQELKLIGEYGLRNKREVWRVKFTLAKIRKAARELLTLDEKDPRRLFEGNALLRRLVRIGVLDEGKMKLDYILGLKIEDFLERRLQTQVFKLGLAKSIHHARVLIRQRHIRVRKQVVNIPSFIVRLDSQKHIDFSLRSPYGGGRPGRVKRKNAKKGQGGAGAGDDEEED, from the exons ATGCCGGTCGCCCGGAGCTGGGTTTGTCGCAAAACCTATGTGACCCCGCGGAGACCCTTCGAGAAGTCCCGCCTCGACCAAGAGCTGAAGCTGATCG GCGAGTATGGGCTCCGGAACAAACGTGAGGTCTGGAGGGTCAAATTCACTCTGGCCAAGATCCGAAAGGCTGCCCGGGAGCTGCTGACGCTGGATGAGAAAGACCCGCGGCGTCTGTTCGAAG GTAACGCCCTGTTGCGGCGGCTCGTCCGTATCGGGGTGCTGGACGAAGGCAAGATGAAGCTGGATTACATCCTGGGCCTGAAGATTGAGGATTTCTTGGAGAGACGCCTGCAGACCCAGGTCTTCAAGCTGGGCCTGGCCAAGTCCATCCACCACGCCCGCGTGCTCATCCGCCAGCGCCACATCAG GGTCCGCAAGCAGGTGGTGAACATCCCGTCCTTCATCGTGCGCCTGGACTCCCAGAAGCACATCGACTTCTCCCTGCGCTCCCCGTACGGCGGGGGCCGCCCGGGCCGCGTGAAGAGGAAGAACGCCAAGAAGGGCCAGGGCGGGGCGGGAGCCGGCGACGATGAGGAGGAGGACTGA